TTCCTTCAAGGCCGGGTCCTCGGCCAGGTCCGGGAGCATGACCTTCAGGGCGACGTCGCGGCCGATGAAGGGGTCGTAGGCATGGTAGACCCGGCCCATGCCGCCCTTGCCGAGCAGACGCTTGATGATGTACTTCCCGATACGCTCCGGGATCGGCGCTTGGGTCTTATCGGCCATAACGACCTGCATCAGGCAATCAGGCAGTAAGGCAATCAGGCCATTAGGCGATAAGGCGAGGCAACAACCCCCTCATCTACTGCCGCACCGCCTTACGGCCTAATGGCCTTACTGCCTGATCCCTACTGTCTGATTCGCATCCGCCACGATGCGGACGAGGACGACCGTGATGTTGTCCGGGCCCCCGTTGGCATTGGCCTGCTGGATTAACTCCTGGACGGCCCCTTCCAGGTCGGCCCCGTGCCGGGTCACGACCGACAGGATGTCTTCGTCGCTGACGACCCCGCTCAGGCCGTCCGTGCAGAGGAGCAGGATGTCGCCCGGCTCTAAGGGCTCCTCGTCGACGTCCACGACAGGCTCCTGGGGCCCGCCCAGGGCCCGGGTGACGACATTCCGAAACGGGTGGACCCGGGCCTCCTCGGCCGTGATGACGCCGACCTTGATCTGCTCATTCACCCACGAGTGGTCCTGCGTGAGCTGAATGATCTTGCCCTGCCGGATGAGGTACGCCCGGCTATCGCCGACGTGGGCGATGAAGGCCCGCCGTCCCTCGGGGTCGAGCTGGACGACGACGGCCGTCGTCGCCATGCCCTGCCATTCGGCGTGCGTGCCGGCCGTCTCCAGAATCCGCTGGTGGGCCTTCAGGAGGGCCCATCGGAGGACGTGCTCCTTCCACTCGTCCGTGTCCGCCGTGAAACCCGGCCACGTGGCGTCCGGGTCCGCCTGGGCCGTCCGCACGAACGTCAGGACCTCCTGGACGGCGATCTGGGAGGCCTGCTCCCCGGCCGCATGGCCGCCCATGCCGTCGGCCACGATAAAGAGTCCCAGGCTGTCGTCATAGCCCCAGGCGTCTTCGTTCTTGGAACGTTTTCGACCGACGTCGCTGGCTCCGTAAAACTGCCATCGTAGCATGGCGCGGCCTACCCCTTACTGAGGCCCAGGATATGGGCCAGGCGTTCTTTGGCCATGTTCCGGACGGCCATCGGGACGTCCCGGCTCCGGGTGATGTCCCGGAGTTGCATGACCGAAAGCTGAGACATCAGGCGGGTAGCGACCGGGATGGGCGTCTTCGGATTCGTCACGATCCGATAGAGGAATGTCCGATTTTTGTAAAACTCCCGCCGGTCGGCCAGGATGCGTAAGATGTCCGGCTCCAGGTGCCGCATGGCCGCATAGGTCTCGGCCTCCGACTCGGAAAGCCGGGGACTCTTCATGACGGCCTCCTGGACGATGCGGTTCGGGTCCCGGATCAGGAACATTCGCGCCTCCCGATGACCCAGGAGGGCCAGCATGACCCGCTCCGGGACCGTCATCCGCATGATCCGGTCCAAAAGCCGCTGGGGATCGCCCTGGGTCTCGGCCTCGACGGCCAGGACTTCCGGCGGCGTCTCGGCCGTCGCCTCGGCGACCTCGACCGACGGGGCCGGCATCGGCGCCGTGAGGCCGGAGGCCGGCGCTTCCGGCGTCGGGACCGGCGCCGACGAACCCGTCGAGACGACCGATGGCGGGACCGGCGGACCGACCGGGACGGCCGGTGAAGGGGGCGGCATCGGCGGCGGGGCCTCCCGAGAAGGGACTTTCAACTCGTAGCGGACTTCCTTCTGAACAAACTCCTCCTCGAACTCCCGAAGGCGTCTCTGCTGGACCGGCGTCAGATTCGGATTCCGACGGAGGGCCGGCAGGAGGTCCGGCGTCTGAAGCAGACGGACCTGGTTGACCACGATGAGTTCCAGGACGTCGGCCCCGGCCTGCTCGGCCAGGCGCACGAGGGCCGCGTCCGGTATCGCAGGATTTCGGGCCAGGCGAGCGGCGACGGCCGAATCCCGACCATACCGTTCGACCAGATACTCAAACGTCCGGTCCTCCAGAGACGCGTGGGCCGCCAGTTCGGCCAGCTCCTCGGTCGAGAGCTGTTCCAGGGACTGCCGGGCGAGGTCCCGGACCTCCGGGGTGCCCCCGTGGACGGTCAGGTAGACCCAGACGTCGAGGAACTCGGCCCGAGGCAAGGGTAGCAAGCCGCGGGCGGCAAATTCCTGAATGGCCACCGGCGCCCGACCCTCTAAGACCTGACGGGTGACGACATGCTTGTCGGCCATTCCGCGCGCCTCATCATCCGAAAGATTATACTCCATCCCCTATGGAGGGGAAGGGGGTTCCCGGGACGGGAGCCGGCTCACGTCAAAGATCACGTCCCGACGGGTCTCGCCGAGTCCGCCCAGGGGAGGCACCGGCTGGTCGTTGACGAAAACCCGCAAGGCCCCCGCGTTCCCGACCGTCGCCAGACGAACCTGGGTCGTCGCCTCGATCCGATAGGACTCGCCGGCCCGCAGGGTCCCCAAGAAGACCCGCCGGCCGTCGGCGTAGACCTCCAGCCAGCAGTTCTCTTCCGCCACGACGCGAAGCCGAATCGGCGTCGGGGAGGCCCCCACGCCGGCGTCCCCCGAGGGTGATCGGGGTGCCACCGAGGCCGGCTCCACGACGGGAGTCGTCCGGGCATCCCCGGCGGGGCCGGTGTTCCCGGTCGGCCGCTGAACATGCCACCATATCCCAGATACGACGGCGACGAGGGCGGCGATACCCGCCCACCAGAATCGCAGGAGAGACTTCCCCCGTGGACGTCGGTCGGACCGGGAATACGGACCTTCCGTCGAAGGAGCCGATAGGGCCGCCAGCGCCTCTGGCGTCAGCGGTACGCCCAGCCAGTCGGCGTAGGCCCGCACAAAGGCCCGCCGGTAGTGACCGCCCGGCAAGGCTTCCCAACGCTCCTCTTCCATCGCCTGGACATAAGCGACCGGAATCCGGAGCCGCTCCGCCACTTCCCGCTGGGAAAGGTTCCGCACCTGACGGGCCTGCCGAAGCAAGGGTCCGATGGCCATACCGCCCGGCTCGTCTGCGAGGGAAGCGATTCATTTTACCCTGAAACGCTGGGACCTCGCAACCCATCGTAGTAGGGCCGCAGGCTGTAGACCATGGGCCACGGACCGTAGACCACAGACCATAGACCCGTCGAGACACCGGCTCGAAGTCTTGAAGAGGCCCCTTCGGAGACGGGGCAGGAGGCCGTGGGATTCGGCTTGAACGGAAGAACGACGACGGCGCCGCCGGGCCGAAGGCCTCTATGGCCTTCGCTCTTCCCCATCCCCGAGGAAGTCCGGAGGAAGGCGGGACCGGACGGCGGGGATGCCCCCACGCCGACCCTGAGGTCTCAGCCGGTGTCTCAAGATGAGGCCATCCGGTCTCCCCAGCCAAGTCTATGGTCCACGGTCTATGGTAAAACCGTTACTGGGGCCTCGGTCGCCCGATCGGCTCTAACAGGCCGAGCCATTCCACCCGCCGGAGTCGCCACCGCCGGGCCCAGTCCGTCGGCGCCAGCCGCCGCCACACAAGGACGTGGTCGACGGCCCGTAGACCGGCGGCCAGGGTCAGCCGTTGATAGAGCGGCACCCGCAGGTCCGGGAGACCCAGGTCTTGCCGAAGGGCCGCCCCCGTCAGGACGGCGACGACCAGCCGGTCGTCGGCCGTCATCCGGGCCCGAGCGGCCTCGAGCCGTTCGACCGTCTCGGGCCACAGGAAGGCGAAAACGCCCCAGCCGACGTAGAGCCGTCCCGGGACGCCGGCCAGCGTCGAGCGGCCCGACCGGTCTGTCAGGAGTTTCGACCGTAAATCGACGGGTATCGGCGGATGTCGATGGCGATCGGACGGACTCAAGGCACCACCTTCGACAGAAGGGTCTCCAAGATGGCTCATCATAGCCGTTCGGTCCGTGAAGACTCGCATGGATTCGGCCTTCCCGACCCACCGGGAAAGACGGTTTTTCAAGCTCCGGCAGATAGACAGTTCGGCAGATGGGCAGATAGTCCAAGAAGCCCTGGGGCCGCTCCTTGCCCACCCAGGGTTCTATCTGCCGACCTGCCCATCTGCCAGATGTTTGAAAAATCGTGTTTCCCGGGCAATAGAAAAGCCGTCCTGATGCCATCCTTATGAACCGAGCGGCTGTGTTAACCCAGGACTTCCCGATAGGCCTCGTAAGTCCGGCGGGCCGTCTCGGACCACCGAAAGTGGCGGGCTCGGGCGCGGCCCCGCTCGATCAGGTCGGCCCGGAGCGCCGAATCGGTCAAGACCCGCTCGCAGGCCTCGGCGAGGGCTTCGGCGTCGGCTTCGTCCACGAGGACGGCCGCCTCCCCGACGACCTCGGGGACGGCACCCCGCCGGAGGGCCACGACCGGCACGCCGCTGGCCATGGCTTCCAGGAGGGGAATCCCGAAGCCCTCGTCGTGAGAGGTCATCAGCAGGAGGGTTGCCCCCCCATAAATGGCCGGAAGCCGCTCCCGAGGCACGTACCCGATGAAGTATGCGGTCAGCCCATACCGGCGTTGGCGTTCCCGCAGGTCGGCTTCCAGCGGGCCCTGGCCGACGACGACCCACGGCCCGGCCCGCCTTCGGGACTGCAGAATGCGCACGACTTCGGCGGCCAGGCCGGGATTCTTCCGACGATTCAGGGCGCCGACGAAGAGGACATACTCTTCGGGCAAGCTGTAAGCCCGACGGACCTCGGCCGCCGAGTCCGGCGGGAGCGGGGCCAGAAATTCCGGCGGCACCCCCAGCGGCGTGACCCGGATGCGGTCCCGGACTTCTGGGTACAGATCCCCCAGTTGACGGGCGACCGTCTCCGAGACCGTCAGGATTCGGTCGGCCCGCTGGCAGGCCGTGTAGAAGAACCGGGGATAGTCTCGGGCGATCTCGGCCTCCGTCCCGGCATCGGGCCGCAGAAACCACAGGTCGTGAACCGTGATGACGGTCCGGGCCGTTCGCGTCGGTAAAACCAAAGGGTAGGGCGAGTGGGCGATGTCCACCGAGGCCCCGATGAGGCGCTCGATGCGGGGCCACCCCCATCGGGGCCACACGTAGTTGAGGAGCCGGACCGGCCACCGACGGTCGACGGCCCGTACGTGAGGAGCGTCGGCCCACGGGGGCCGACCCAGCCGGTCCGACCAGGAGCTGGAGAACACGTACCACTGAACGTCGGGATAGGCTTCGGCCATGTGCTGGATCAACCAACGGGCGTACAGCCCGACGCCCGTCGGGTTCCGCAACGCCGGTCGGTAGTCGATGACGACCTTCATGGGAATCGGGTCTTGGGTGTCGGGAGTGAGTTCCGGGTCCCGGGCGTCGGGTGGCGGAAACGGGCCTCAGGCCCCGGACGCCGGGGTCTAAATTTCCGCGTGAGAACGTGGCGGCGCGGCGATGTGGCCTATGGTAGAAGAGCCATGAGCCAGAACCGTAAATCCCACCGTTAGAGATGCACGAGGCTGGATTGGACAGCCCTCCTCTTCTCTACTCCGCATCTATCTTACCCCAAGTCGCTACCTGTCGGGCCAGATGCAGGCTTCGGGATTCGGGACTGGACGACCGAACACCCAACCGAAGACCGAGATCTCGAAAATATGGAGGCCAAAGGTAGCAAGTAGGGTTGTCCTGACCTCATATCCCGTATTAGCGTCCCCTGCGTTACCCATCCTCCTTCTCTTTTCTTCTCGGCCGCTTCCAAGGCCGCGCCGGAAAGTCATCGCAGGCCCGGCTCAAAAATCCACTTTTTGAATTATAAACTTGCAAAATTTGATAAAGTCTCTAATTTGACTCTCTCTCTCTCTCCTGTAAAATGGGTACCATCTGCAGGGCTCTAAGCGATTTTGGACCGTCCGATTTACGGGTGTGGCGTTTTCATTTAGATTTTTATAATGTATGAGGGAAAGGGTTATGAAAGGCGGAAAGTACAAGGCACCGCTTGCCCTCCCAAAGTTCGTGCTGGCCGGATGCGTGTGCGCCCTGTGGGGTCTTTCGCCCGTCAGGGCCTGGGCCCAGCTTTCACTGACCCTTATCGTGGAAACCCAAAAGTTGGACGAGGTTTACGACGCCCAGGGACGGCGCTCCCGTCCAGACGGCTTTGAACTGTGGAATCCGATCGTCGCCCCCGGCGCTGAGTACAGCATCCCTATCTCCGGTTGGATGCCCCGATTGGAACCGTCGGTGGCCTTCGGCACGCTCTGGGCCTTCTGGAAAGTGCGAGTTTCTCAGGGCGATGAATGGCTGGACTCGGATTTCCGTCTCGTCTGGGTCCTCTACTACGGAGCTTTTCGGTCCCGTTACGTCGACGTATATGCGGGCTACTTCATGGACACGGCGCCTCGGCCAGACGTTTCTCGGGGTGAGGTACCGCTGACGAACTTAAGCGATGAGTTCTACTGGGCCGTTTACGGGAAGCTACCGCTTCAACTCCCCAAAGGCACGCTGACGCTCCGGGCCGGCATCGATTACGTCATGTCCCGTAAGCACCGGGAGGGTTCCCGAGAAGTCGACCCCTTTGATGAGCGGATCCCCTGGGGAGGTGTGGCTTACCGCTTGCCGGTCGGCGAGCACGGGGCCATCGAACTGGGCTTGGCCCTCAAGCGGCCGACCTATGGACCGACGAAGGTCAACGGGGTCGAGACGACCCCGGCGGGGCATCAGTGGACGCTGTTTCCGACCCTCGTGATTTCGTACAAGAACTTCTCCCTGACGTGGTGGGGGGCCGGCTATATCTCGGAGTACTTCACCCACGGGTTTACGCTGTCGGGGAAGAACAGCTTTGCGGCCCGTCGGTTGAATCCTTCCTTTGTCTTCACGTACACTTTATAAGATTTAGGAGGGGAACCATGAAAGTCCGACAAGGTTGGGTCGGGCTCATCATCCTGGTCGGTGGGGTCCTGGGCGTGGCTTGGGCTCAGCAGCAGATCGAGAAACTCCCGCCCGAGGCTCGAGCGCCCCTCTTGGAAAAGGCAAGTGTGGCCCAGGCACCGCCCCCCAACCCCCATCGGGTCTATGTGATGGACCCGGGCGACTTCTTGGTCATTAACAAAGTGTACGTCGTAGACGGTGACACGGGGAAAGTCCTGGGCACCTTCGACACCGGCTATCTGGCCAACATCGTGCTGGCGCCTGACCATTCGGCGATTTATGTGGCTGAGACCTTCTACTCTCGAGGGGCCCGGGGTAAACGGGAGGACGTCGTCACCATTTATGACCCTCGAACGTTTGCGCCCGTCGCCGAGGTCGACATTCCCGACGACCGGGTCCTGATCATGCCCAAGCTCCCCCACGCGGGGATCACGCCGGACGGCACGTACCTGTTGGTGTTTAACGTGAACCCTGCCGCTTCGGTCAGCGTGGTGGACGTCAAGGCTCGCAAACTCGTCGCCCAAATCGAGACGCCGGGTTGCTACTTGCTGTATCCTTTCGCCAAGCGGTCAGACCGCTTTGCCACCCTCTGCGCCGACGGCGGGTTCTCGGTCGTCCAGTTTGACGCCAGCGGTAAACATTCCATCCAGAAGCTGGAACCTTTCCACTCGCAGGACGAGAGCCTCATGGACAACCCGGCCTATTCCGACGACGGACGGGTCATCTGGGTGTCCTACAAGGGGACGGTCTTCACGGCGGACATGAGCGGTGATACGCCGCGGGTCGCGGACAAGTGGTCGATTCTGACGGCCCAAGACCGGCAGCAGAACTGGTGGCCGGGCGGCTGGCAACCCGTCGCTTACCAGCGGCGGCTGAACCGTCTGTACGTGCTGATGCATCAGGGGGTCGAGTTTACTCACAAGGAACCTGGGACGGAGATTTGGGTCTTCGACGCCGCCAAGAAGCAACGGGTCCAACGGATTCGTCTCCCCCATCCGGCCAACTCGGTGGCGGTGAGCCACGACGAGAAGCCCCTGTTGTATGCCGTCGCGACGCATGAGAAGACGCTGTATGTCTACGACGCGTCGACGGGACGTTTGCTCCGGCAGGTCGAAGTCGGCGGCTACACTCCCTACATCCTTTATACGCCGATGCGGTAAGCCATGGTCCTGGACCCGCTCGTCGTGCTGACCGCTCGTTACGCCCTGGGTGGGGTCTTCGCCGTCTCGGCGACCGCCAAGTTCTTGAAACTGCAGGACTTTGTGGGTATCGTGGCCAACTACCGGGTACTCCCGGGATGGGCCGTGCGTCCGGTCGCCATGGCGATTCCCCCGATGGAGGCCCTGTTGGCCGTGGGGTTCATATCCCGAGTGTGGCTCGACGCGGTCTGTGGCATCGCCTGGGTGCTGCTGGCGGTCTTTACGGCGGCGATCGTCATCAACCTGGTGCGGGGCCGTACGGAAATCGACTGCGGGTGTCTGGGACCCCTCCTGCGACAGCGGATCGGGTGGTGGATGGTCGTGCGCAACGCGGTCCTGATGGGTATCGTCGGTCTGGTGCATCCGGTGTGGATCTCAGCGGGTCGGACTTACGGTCTGGCGGACGTCGTATTCGGCGGCTTGGCGGCCTTGGTCCTTCTCATTTTGTACGGCGCCTTTCAACTCCTCTGGACTCAGACGCCTCGTGAGGTGAGTTCCCGATGAGCGGGGTGTGGCTTGCTTCGTATGTCTTGCTATGGGTCCTCGTCGTCCTGCTGGCCCTGGCGGTGTTTGCCCTGGCTCGTCAGATCGGCGTGCTCCACGAGCGGATCGCTCCCCTCGGCGCCTTGGTCACGGCCCACGGGCCTCAAATCGGAGAACCTTCACCGGTCCTGGACGTCCGAGACATCCAGGGGCGCCCTTTCCGGATCGGCGGGGAGCGGTCGGACGGGCGGGGCCTTTACATCGTTTTCGTGTCGCCCGAGTGCCCCATTTGCAAAAAGATCCTGCCGTCCCTCAAGGTCATGGCCCGCAGTGAGCGGCATCGGTTTGAGTTCGTCTTGGTCAGTGATGGAGAAGAGCGGGACCACTGGGGCTTCATCCAAGAGTTCGGTCTGCAGGAGTTCCCTTATATTCTGTCGTCTGACCTGGGCATGACCTACCGTATCGGCCGTCTGCCTTATGCGGTCCTCTTAGACGACAAGGGCGTCGTTCGGGCGAAAGGCCTCGTGAACACGATGGAGCACTTGGAGAGCTTGATCGTGGCCTATGACATGGGCGTGGCCTCTCTTCAAGAATACATAGCATCTTCTTCACAAAAAAATAACTAAATCTATTGGAGGAGGCGCTCCATGGCTGGGACGAAGCTGGACACGTGGGTCGAGAGTGCCGTCCGGCGCTTGGCCCAACGCTCGACCCGTCGAAGCTTTCTCGCCTCGGTCGGGGCTTTGATGGTGGCTTCTTTCGCCTTCCCGCTCTTGCCGGTCGCCCGCCCGGCCCATGCGGCCGGTAAGGCCGGTAAGGGCGGCGGCCAAAAGCCCAAGGACCCGCAGTGGCAGGACAAGGACGATACCCGATGTGACTACTGGCGCTACTGCTCCCTCGACGGTTACCCCTGTACGTGTTGCGGGGGCACGATCACGGAGTGTCCACCCGGTACGCAGTTGTCGACGACGGCCTGGGTCGCCAGCTGTCGGAATCCCAAGGACGGCAAGATGTATCTCCTCGCCTACCGGGATTGCTGTGGTAAGAATATCTGCAACCGTTGTCCCTGCCTGAATACGCACGGCGGTGAACAGCCGTTCTACCGAATCCAGCGGAATAACGACCTCGTCTGGTGCTTCGGAGCTGGCCAGGAAACGACCTACCACTGCACCGTCACGCCCATCGTATCCCAGGTCTAAGGCGGAAGTGATGTCTCGGTCTTGGACTCTGCTCCTCTTGGTCCTGGGCAGTCTGAGTGTCGGGACTTGGACGGCGAGGCCCCAGGAAGCCGCGTCGTCGGAGTTTTCCAGTGAGGGCCACCGGCTGTTCACGCAGGCCTGTGCGCCCTGCCATCAGCCGAGTGGGCGGGGGGTCACGGGCGTGTACCCCCCGCTGACGCCCCACGTGGGCCGCTATGTCCAGGTCCCGGAAGGGCGGGAATATGTGATCCGCGTCGTGCTCTTCGGCTTGATGGGTCGAATGGAGTCAGAGAGTCGGACTTATGACAACATCATGCTCCCGATCGGCCTCTCGCTGACGGACCAGCAGGTCGCGGACATCCTGAACTTTGTCCTGCGGGAACTGAACCTGGAAAGTCTTCCGAAGGACTTCAAGGACATCCGTCCGGATGAAGTGGCTCAACAGCGGAAGCGCCAGCGGGGCCTGGGGGATGGGTTGAAGGAGCGGGACCTCGTCTTGAAAAAGCTGAAGGAGCTGGAAGAGAAAGAAAAGGGAGGAAAGCGATGACGTCTATGCTGACGCGCCGGGAGTTCCTTCGGTTGGGGACGCTGACCGTCGGGGGCCTCTGGGCGGCGGCGCACCGTTTTCCCCTCACGGCCTGGGCGGCCCCTGAGGTGCCCTTTCGGGACCCGCCCCTCTTGGACATCCGGCGTCCGGAGCCTGGTCTCGTGGAAGGCACCCTCGTGGCCCAAGAACGATGGGTCGACTTAGGGTTCCGAAAAGCCCGTTTGCTGACTTACAACGGGAGCCTGCCGGGCCCCCTCTTGCGCGTGCGGGCGGGAGACACGGTCCGACTGAAACTTACTAATAATTTAAGCGAAATTACGAATTTGCACTATCACGGCCTGCACGTCCCGCCGACGGGTCGGGCCGACAACGTCTTCATCCATATCCCGCCGGGCGAAAGCTTTGAATACGAGTTCACGTTGCCCCAAGAAGCGCAGACCGCATGGTACCATCCCCATATCTTTCGACCCCCGGCGGCTATCCAGGCCTTTGCCGGAATGGTCGGTCCGATCGTCATCGAGGGAGACCTCGATCAGGCTCCTGAACTCCAGGCGGCCGAAGAACACGTCGTCGCCCTGAAGGACGTTGCCTTCCAGGGCGACCGTCCGGCGCCGCATACGATCGACGAGTGGGGCGAAGGCAAGGAGGGCGATTACATCCTGGTCAACGGTCGTCTCCAGCCCACGCTTCGGGTGCGACGCCGGCTGTTGAGGCTCCGCTTCATCAACATGAGCAATGCTCGGCACTACCGGCTCCGACTGGAGCCAGCGATGGCCTTCCACCTGATCGCTACGGACGGGGGTTTTATCGAGAAACCCGTCGAGCTCGAAGAAGTCGTCCTGGTCCCAGGAGAGCGAGCCGACGTCCTGATCCGTTTCGACCGGCCCGGACGGTATCGTCTGGTCAATCTCTTTTATCCGCGGGGAACCTACTTGTCGAAACCGGCTAACTCCCTCCTGATGACGGTCGACGTGCCCGAAGGCTTGCCGGTCCCCCCGTCGGTCCCCCCGTCGCTTCGGTCGATGCAGAGACTCGCAGTCGATACCGGGGCGCCGCCGCGTAAAATCGAATTTGGGCTTTTCCTTATCAATGGCCGCTTCATGGACCCG
Above is a genomic segment from bacterium HR11 containing:
- the mauA gene encoding Methylamine dehydrogenase light chain; translated protein: MAGTKLDTWVESAVRRLAQRSTRRSFLASVGALMVASFAFPLLPVARPAHAAGKAGKGGGQKPKDPQWQDKDDTRCDYWRYCSLDGYPCTCCGGTITECPPGTQLSTTAWVASCRNPKDGKMYLLAYRDCCGKNICNRCPCLNTHGGEQPFYRIQRNNDLVWCFGAGQETTYHCTVTPIVSQV
- the rodZ gene encoding Cytoskeleton protein RodZ yields the protein MAIGPLLRQARQVRNLSQREVAERLRIPVAYVQAMEEERWEALPGGHYRRAFVRAYADWLGVPLTPEALAALSAPSTEGPYSRSDRRPRGKSLLRFWWAGIAALVAVVSGIWWHVQRPTGNTGPAGDARTTPVVEPASVAPRSPSGDAGVGASPTPIRLRVVAEENCWLEVYADGRRVFLGTLRAGESYRIEATTQVRLATVGNAGALRVFVNDQPVPPLGGLGETRRDVIFDVSRLPSREPPSPP
- a CDS encoding Putative protein phosphatase 2C-type — translated: MLRWQFYGASDVGRKRSKNEDAWGYDDSLGLFIVADGMGGHAAGEQASQIAVQEVLTFVRTAQADPDATWPGFTADTDEWKEHVLRWALLKAHQRILETAGTHAEWQGMATTAVVVQLDPEGRRAFIAHVGDSRAYLIRQGKIIQLTQDHSWVNEQIKVGVITAEEARVHPFRNVVTRALGGPQEPVVDVDEEPLEPGDILLLCTDGLSGVVSDEDILSVVTRHGADLEGAVQELIQQANANGGPDNITVVLVRIVADANQTVGIRQ
- the mauE gene encoding Methylamine utilization protein MauE, with the protein product MVLDPLVVLTARYALGGVFAVSATAKFLKLQDFVGIVANYRVLPGWAVRPVAMAIPPMEALLAVGFISRVWLDAVCGIAWVLLAVFTAAIVINLVRGRTEIDCGCLGPLLRQRIGWWMVVRNAVLMGIVGLVHPVWISAGRTYGLADVVFGGLAALVLLILYGAFQLLWTQTPREVSSR
- the kanF gene encoding 2-deoxystreptamine glucosyltransferase; protein product: MKVVIDYRPALRNPTGVGLYARWLIQHMAEAYPDVQWYVFSSSWSDRLGRPPWADAPHVRAVDRRWPVRLLNYVWPRWGWPRIERLIGASVDIAHSPYPLVLPTRTARTVITVHDLWFLRPDAGTEAEIARDYPRFFYTACQRADRILTVSETVARQLGDLYPEVRDRIRVTPLGVPPEFLAPLPPDSAAEVRRAYSLPEEYVLFVGALNRRKNPGLAAEVVRILQSRRRAGPWVVVGQGPLEADLRERQRRYGLTAYFIGYVPRERLPAIYGGATLLLMTSHDEGFGIPLLEAMASGVPVVALRRGAVPEVVGEAAVLVDEADAEALAEACERVLTDSALRADLIERGRARARHFRWSETARRTYEAYREVLG
- the mauD gene encoding Methylamine utilization protein MauD, whose translation is MSGVWLASYVLLWVLVVLLALAVFALARQIGVLHERIAPLGALVTAHGPQIGEPSPVLDVRDIQGRPFRIGGERSDGRGLYIVFVSPECPICKKILPSLKVMARSERHRFEFVLVSDGEERDHWGFIQEFGLQEFPYILSSDLGMTYRIGRLPYAVLLDDKGVVRAKGLVNTMEHLESLIVAYDMGVASLQEYIASSSQKNN
- the cycA_1 gene encoding Cytochrome c-552, producing the protein MSRSWTLLLLVLGSLSVGTWTARPQEAASSEFSSEGHRLFTQACAPCHQPSGRGVTGVYPPLTPHVGRYVQVPEGREYVIRVVLFGLMGRMESESRTYDNIMLPIGLSLTDQQVADILNFVLRELNLESLPKDFKDIRPDEVAQQRKRQRGLGDGLKERDLVLKKLKELEEKEKGGKR
- the mauB gene encoding Methylamine dehydrogenase heavy chain; protein product: MKVRQGWVGLIILVGGVLGVAWAQQQIEKLPPEARAPLLEKASVAQAPPPNPHRVYVMDPGDFLVINKVYVVDGDTGKVLGTFDTGYLANIVLAPDHSAIYVAETFYSRGARGKREDVVTIYDPRTFAPVAEVDIPDDRVLIMPKLPHAGITPDGTYLLVFNVNPAASVSVVDVKARKLVAQIETPGCYLLYPFAKRSDRFATLCADGGFSVVQFDASGKHSIQKLEPFHSQDESLMDNPAYSDDGRVIWVSYKGTVFTADMSGDTPRVADKWSILTAQDRQQNWWPGGWQPVAYQRRLNRLYVLMHQGVEFTHKEPGTEIWVFDAAKKQRVQRIRLPHPANSVAVSHDEKPLLYAVATHEKTLYVYDASTGRLLRQVEVGGYTPYILYTPMR
- the mco gene encoding Multicopper oxidase mco, giving the protein MTSMLTRREFLRLGTLTVGGLWAAAHRFPLTAWAAPEVPFRDPPLLDIRRPEPGLVEGTLVAQERWVDLGFRKARLLTYNGSLPGPLLRVRAGDTVRLKLTNNLSEITNLHYHGLHVPPTGRADNVFIHIPPGESFEYEFTLPQEAQTAWYHPHIFRPPAAIQAFAGMVGPIVIEGDLDQAPELQAAEEHVVALKDVAFQGDRPAPHTIDEWGEGKEGDYILVNGRLQPTLRVRRRLLRLRFINMSNARHYRLRLEPAMAFHLIATDGGFIEKPVELEEVVLVPGERADVLIRFDRPGRYRLVNLFYPRGTYLSKPANSLLMTVDVPEGLPVPPSVPPSLRSMQRLAVDTGAPPRKIEFGLFLINGRFMDPSHQMADVETRLGQREVWELWNNHPVDHPFHLHTYHFQILDRNGVPEPFPAWHDTIPFRPNDRIRIAVAFEGFGGKTLFHCHIMEHVAMGMMAVLQVNA